From Lolium perenne isolate Kyuss_39 chromosome 5, Kyuss_2.0, whole genome shotgun sequence, a single genomic window includes:
- the LOC127303933 gene encoding protein FAR1-RELATED SEQUENCE 5-like translates to MGSIGNRIPEVGMRFRNSDEAWEFWVQYSGHIGFDVRKRNTIKSRIDGTITSCRFVCSNEGIRRKSHLDHEPKRIRAETRTNCKVRMIVSFDRVAKFFEVTEVDLEHNHLLQLPQTCYLLASQRKISDVQALEIETADDSGIMPKASHEFACRLVGGKFNVGYTLTDQKNHLRTKRQREMAYGQAGSMLKFFRDKIGENPSFQYHLQLDCEEHIANIFWVDAKMLLDYAHFGDVVTFDTTFGTNKEYRPFGIFLGLNQFRETTIFGAALMFDETRDSFIWLFETFLAAHNGRQPRTIYTDQDAAMGGAIERVFTESYHGLCTFHIMQNAVKHLTQVGVEDEVEDEVEDEEKEPHILTDFGACMYGYEDKAAFEKAFDNMRLKVHKQTWLDSIYKVKEKWAECYMRDVFSLGVRSTQLSESFNNSLKNHLKSDFHILRFLMHFERTVEVKRTKELQSEFNERKYIPRIKMFTPMLVEASKVYTSIIFEAFQGEYERSTAACCRLLDGNNRFAVAIASLHGDLEFEEERIVIGDPLTKTVSCSCGMFNRTGILCGHGLKVLDLMNIKTLPTHYVLKRWTREARNGSIQDKEGRKVVENPKLEAQLRYKDLSHQFHNVAHRAASSPQCCVLLANALASVAPSIQEILDATSTMDEPYKDKENVDPNVQQIDELLRAARLKKKEVPATKLRRKTTWLDKLLKGKRKPLKATAPTKKGENPKKEDGVQQKKKDGVPKKKKDGVPKKKKDGVQQKKKDDVQPQVLLEKCTNTKGVNMEPQGYNAIMSFTQLLTAPPCGEDGLF, encoded by the exons ATGGGATCGATTGGCAACAGGATACCCGAAGTTGGTATGCGGTTCAGAAATTCGGATGAGGCTTGGGAGTTCTGGGTGCAATATAGTGGTCACATAGGCTTTGATGTGAGGAAAAGAAATACCATCAAAAGCAGAATTGATGGAACAATCACTTCCTGTAGGTTTGTTTGTTCCAATGAAGGTATTCGAAGGAAAAGTCATCTAGATCATGAGCCGAAGCGCATTAGAGCTGAAACAAGAACCAATTGTAAAGTTCGGATGATTGTTTCATTTGATCGAGTGGCCAAATTTTTTGAAGTCACCGAAGTTGATTTGGAACACAATCACCTCCTTCAATTGCCGCAAACCTGTTACTTGTTGGCATCACAAAGGAAGATTTCAGATGTGCAAGCTTTAGAGATAGAAACAGCCGATGATTCTGgaattatgccaaaagcttcacatGAGTTTGCATGTCGTCTAGTTGGTGGGAAGTTCAATGTTGGTTACACTTTGACTGACCAGAAGAATCATCTGCGAACCAAGCGGCAGCGGGAGATGGCTTATGGACAGGCCGGTAGTATGTTGAAGTTCTTTCGTGACAAGATAGGTGAGAATCCATCATTCCAATATCATTTGCAGTTGGATTGTGAGGAGCATATAGCCAACATATTCTGGGTTGATGCTAAAATGCTACTTGACTATGCACACTTTGGTGATGTTGTCACTTTTGACACTACATTTGGCACGAACAAAGAGTATAGGCCATTTGGTATTTTTCTTGGGCTCAATCAGTTTAGAGAAACAACCATTTTTGGTGCTGCATTGATGTTTGATGAAACACGCGACTCATTTATATGGCTCTTTGAGACATTTCTAGCCGCACACAATGGAAGGCAGCCTAGAACTATCTATACCGATCAAGATGCAGCAATGGGAGGAGCCATAGAGAGGGTCTTCACAGAATCATATCATGGACTGTGTACATTTCATATCATGCAAAATGCTGTCAAACATTTGACTCAAGTGGGAGTGGAGGATGAAGTGGAGGATGAAGtggaggatgaagaaaaagaGCCTCATATTCTCACAGATTTTGGTGCTTGTATGTATGGATATGAGGACAAGGCGGCATTTGAAAAAGCGTTTGACAATATGAGGCTCAAAGTGCATAAGCAAACTTGGTTAGATAGCATCTACAAGGTGAAAGAAAAATGGGCAGAATGTTATATGAGAGATGTCTTTAGCTTGGGAGTGAGAAGTACACAATTAAGTGAGAGCTTCAACAATTCGTTGAAAAATCATTTGAAATCAGATTTTCATATTCTTCGGTTCTTGATGCATTTTGAGAGGACGGTGGAAGTAAAAAGAACAAAGGAATTGCAATCTGAATTCAATGAAAGAAAATATATACCAAGAATTAAGATGTTCACTCCTATGTTGGTGGAAGCAAGCAAAGTGTACACTTCGATTATATTTGAAGCTTTCCAAGGTGAGTATGAAAGATCAACGGCTGCATGTTGTAGATTATTGGATGGAAATAATAGATTTGCCGTTGCTATTGCGAGTTTGCATGGTGATTTAGAGTTTGAGGAGGAGCGCATAGTGATAGGTGATCCTTTGACCAAAACGGTTTCATGTAGTTGTGGAATGTTCAATAGGACGGGGATATTGTGTGGACATGGTCTAAAAGTCCTTGATTTGATGAATATAAAGACATTGCCGACACATTATGTCTTGAAGAGATGGACTAGAGAAGCTCGCAATGGAAGTATACAAGATAAGGAAGGAAGGAAAGTGGTAGAAAATCCAAAACTTGAAGCTCAACTTCGGTACAAGGATTTATCTCATCAATTTCACAATGTGGCACATAGAGCAGCCAGCTCCCCACAGTGTTGTGTGCTATTGGCCAATGCACTTGCCTCAGTTGCACCTAGCATACAGGAAATACTCGATGCCACTAGTACTAtggatgaaccatataaagacaaagagaatgttgatccaaatgtgcAACAAATAGATGAATTGCTTAGAGCTGCACGACTGAAGAAAAAAGAGGTGCCGGCAACAAAATTAAGGAGAAAGACAACTTGGCTTGATAAGTTACTCAAGGGGAAGCGTAAACCATTGAAAGCTACCGCACCGACCAAAAAGGGAGAAAAT CCAAAAAAGGAGGATGGTGTGCAACAAAAGAAGAAGGATGGTGTGCCAAAAAAGAAGAAGGATGGTGTGCCAAAAAAGAAGAAGGATGGTGTGCAACAAAAGAAGAAGGATGATGTACAGCCTCAAGTATTACTGGAGAAGTGTACCAACACCAAAGGAGTAAATATGGAGCCTCAAGGTTACAATGCTATCATGAGTTTCACCCAGCTCTTGACGGCTCCGCCTTGTGGTGAGGATGGTCTGTTCTAG
- the LOC127301286 gene encoding protein trichome birefringence-like 14: MKGGVLHRLLVNKLCLGLLVLLIVPIILLLLGTTSEQLKVFSQGFLQQQGLQHLGDNVSALVGPASPAYNNHTHTSITRRNKDCNYAKGKWVADEKRPLYSGNECKQWLSKMWACQMMQRTDFFYESYRWQPHGCEMPEFSGPNFLKRMRHRTLAFVGDSLGRQQFQSMMCMATGGKYSPEVEDVGWKYGLVKAPGALRPDGWAYRFPGTNTTILYYWSASLSELEPLNTTNPVTSYALHLDRPVTFLKKYLPSFDVLVLNTGHHWNRGKFNGNHWEMYADGKPVGEGRLADLNRAKNLTLYSIARWVDSELASRPHLKAFLRTMSPRHFVNGDWNTGGSCGNAIPFSNGSEVLQDHSSDLPAERAVNGTRVKLLDITAISQLRDEGHMSNRTLRAPTGINDCLHWCLPGIPDMWNEVLFAQI; this comes from the exons ATGAAAGGCGGTGTTCTGCATAGGCTTCTAGTCAACAAGCTATGCCTTGGCCTTCTGGTTCTCCTTATTGTGCCGATTATTCTTTTGTTACTGGGCACAACGTCAGAGCAACTgaaagttttttcccaag GTTTCCTACAGCAGCAGGGACTGCAACATCTTGGAGATAATGTATCAGCTCTAGTTGGGCCTGCAAGTCCAGCTTATAACAACCACACTCACACAAGTATAACCAGACGGAACAAAG ACTGTAATTATGCTAAGGGAAAGTGGGTAGCAGATGAAAAACGACCACTCTATTCCGGTAACGAGTGCAAGCAATGGCTGTCAAAAATGTGGGCTTGTCAAATGATGCAACGCACAGATTTCTTCTATGAGAGTTACCGGTGGCAGCCACATGGCTGTGAGATGCCTGAATTTTCAGGGCCAAACTTTTTGAAAAG GATGAGGCATAGAACTCTTGCTTTTGTGGGTGATTCGCTCGGTAGGCAGCAATTCCAGTCCATGATGTGTATGGCGACAGGTGGTAAATACAGCCCTGAGGTCGAAGATGTTGGATGGAAATACGGCCTTGTCAAAGCTCCAGGTGCTTTAAGACCTGATGGGTGGGCTTATCGATTTCCAGGGACAAACACCACTATCCTTTACTACTGGTCTGCTAGTCTATCTGAACTGGAACCTCTGAACACAACAAATCCAGTGACTAGCTATGCATTGCATCTTGACCGGCCAGTAACATTCCTGAAGAAGTACCTCCCCAGTTTTGACGTTCTAGTACTGAACACAGGCCATCACTGGAACAGAGGGAAATTCAATGGAAACCACTGGGAGATGTATGCTGATGGGAAGCCTGTAGGGGAAGGCAGACTCGCAGACCTCAACCGTGCGAAGAATCTCACGCTTTACAGCATTGCCAGATGGGTGGATTCAGAACTCGCAAGCCGTCCTCACCTGAAGGCGTTCCTGAGGACGATGTCGCCGAGGCATTTTGTAAATGGTGACTGGAACACTGGGGGCAGTTGTGGTAATGCTATCCCCTTTTCTAATGGAAGCGAGGTCTTGCAGGACCATTCGAGCGACTTGCCTGCGGAGCGTGCTGTAAACGGAACTCGTGTTAAGCTTCTGGATATTACTGCCATCTCGCAGCTACGGGACGAGGGGCATATGTCGAATCGTACCCTGAGAGCTCCGACGGGCATTAATGACTGCTTGCACTGGTGCCTTCCTGGCATACCAGATATGTGGAATGAGGTCCTCTTTGCACAGATTTAG
- the LOC127301287 gene encoding alpha,alpha-trehalose-phosphate synthase [UDP-forming] 6 yields MASRSYSDLVELASGSGSADEPSPLPSLGRRRLPRVVTASGIVPDLDCSDSDSDDATDSAASDHSPHAPRERTIIVANQLPVRATHLAGGGWEFSWDEDSLLRQLKESLRAHHGRADMDFVYVGGLRDDVPPADQDRVAHDLFEGFRCVPTFLPPDLRSRFYHGFCKQQLWPLFHYMLPLSPDLGGRFDRALWQAYVSANKIFADKILEVINPDEDFVWVHDYHLMVLPTFLRKRFNRVRLGFFLHSPFPSSEIYKTLPVREELLRALLNADLIGFHTFDYARHFLSCCSRMLGLKYESQRGYIALEYYGRTVTIKILPVGVHLVQLQSVLNLPETGVKVAELLKQFCYRDRILMLGVDDMDIFKGISLKLLAFEQLLIQHPEWRGKVVLVQIANPARGRGKDVQEVQDESYAMVKRINDAFGQPDYEPVILIDRPLQFYERMAYYVVAECCLVTAVRDGMNLIPYEYIIARQGNENIDRILGLSPSTRKKSMLVVSEFIGCSPSLSGAIRVNPWNIDSVADAMDSALEIPEGEKVLRHEKHHKFVSTHDVGYWANSFLQDLERTCQDHNKRRCWGIGFGLRFRVVALDTSFKKLAVEQLVSAYRRTTKRAILLDYDGTLMPQTSFGKNPSSKTIDMLNSLCRDKNNMVLLASTKTRATLSEWFSPCENLGLAAEHGYFLRMRGDAEWETCAPAPDSSWKQIVEPVMRTYTETTDGSTIEDKETAIVWCYEDADPDFGSCQAKELHDHLESVLSNEPVSVKADVNHVEVKPQGVNKGLVAKRLLSAMQERGALPDFVLCIGDDRSDEDMFEVITTSVDRPCLSPDATVFACTVGRKPSKAKYYLDDPADIVRLIQALANVSDQSQGAPPSSSSADIDTALS; encoded by the exons ATGGCGTCGAGATCCTACTCCGACCTCGTGGAGCTcgcctccggcagcggcagcgcCGACGAGCCCTCGCCGCTGCCGTCGCTCGGCCGGCGCCGGTTACCCCGCGTGGTGACGGCGTCCGGCATTGTGCCGGACCTCGACTGCTCCGACTCCGACTCCGACGACGCCACCGACTCCGCGGCCTCCGACCACTCCCCGCACGCGCCGAGGGAGCGCACCATCATCGTGGCGAACCAGCTGCCCGTGCGCGCCACCCACCTGGCCGGCGGCGGCTGGGAGTTCTCCTGGGACGAGGACAGCCTGCTGCGGCAGCTCAAGGAGAGCCTGCGCGCGCACCACGGCCGCGCCGACATGGACTTCGTCTACGTGGGCGGCCTCCGCGACGACGTCCCGCCCGCCGACCAGGACAGGGTGGCGCACGACCTCTTCGAGGGCTTCCGCTGCGTGCCCACCTTCCTGCCGCCCGACCTGCGCTCCCGCTTCTACCACGGCTTCTGCAAGCAGCAGCTCTGGCCACTGTTCCATTACATGCTCCCCCTGTCGCCGGACCTCGGCGGCCGCTTCGACCGCGCGCTCTGGCAGGCCTACGTCTCCGCCAACAAGATCTTCGCCGACAAGATCCTCGAGGTCATCAACCCGGACGAGGACTTCGTGTGGGTGCACGACTACCACCTCATGGTGCTGCCCACCTTCCTCCGCAAGCGCTTCAACCGGGTCAGGCTCGGCTTCTTCCTGCACAGCCCCTTCCCGTCCTCGGAGATCTACAAGACGCTGCCGGTCCGCGAGGAGCTGCTCCGGGCGTTGCTCAACGCCGACTTGATCGGCTTCCACACCTTCGACTACGCCAGGCATTTCCTGTCCTGCTGCAGCAGGATGCTCGGCCTCAAATACGAGTCGCAGAGGGGATACATTGCGCTGGAGTACTACGGCCGGACTGTTACCATCAAGATATTGCCGGTGGGAGTGCATCTGGTGCAGCTGCAGTCGGTGCTCAACCTCCCGGAGACCGGGGTCAAGGTTGCCGAGCTTCTCAAGCAGTTCTGCTATCGGGACCGGATCCTCATGCTGGGGGTGGATGATATGGACATCTTTAAAGGTATCAGCCTGAAGCTTCTGGCGTTTGAGCAGCTCTTGATACAGCATCCCGAGTGGCGAGGAAAGGTGGTGCTGGTCCAGATTGCCAATCCAGCGAGGGGGCGGGGAAAGGATGTGCAAGAGGTACAAGATGAGAGCTATGCGATGGTGAAGCGCATCAACGACGCGTTCGGGCAGCCAGATTACGAGCCAGTTATATTGATCGACAGACCGCTCCAGTTCTACGAGAGGATGGCGTACTATGTCGTCGCCGAGTGCTGCCTGGTGACTGCGGTGAGGGACGGCATGAACCTCATACCGTACGAGTACATAATTGCGAGGCAAGGGAACGAGAATATCGACAGGATCCTGGGCCTCAGCCCTTCCACCAGGAAGAAGAGCATGCTTGTCGTGTCAGAGTTCATCGGCTGCTCGCCTTCCCTGAGCGGCGCCATCCGGGTGAACCCTTGGAACATTGATTCAGTCGCTGACGCCATGGACTCTGCCCTggagatacctgaaggcgagaaaGTGCTGAGACATGAGAAGCATCACAAATTTGTGAGCACGCATGATGTTGGATACTGGGCAAACAGCTTCCTGCAAGATCTGGAGAGGACCTGCCAGGACCATAACAAGAGGCGCTGCTGGGGCATAGGATTTGGGCTCAGGTTCAGGGTCGTGGCCCTCGATACAAGCTTCAAGAAGCTCGCGGTTGAGCAGCTCGTCTCCGCCTACCGGAGGACAACCAAGCGCGCCATTCTCCTAGACTATGATGGCACGCTGATGCCTCAGACGTCATTCGGCAAGAACCCGAGCTCCAAAACGATAGACATGCTGAACAGCCTCTGCCGTGACAAGAACAACATGGTCCTGCTCGCTAGCACAAAGACCCGGGCGACCTTGAGCGAATGGTTCTCGCCGTGTGAGAACCTTGGGCTGGCTGCTGAGCACGGCTACTTCCTCAG GATGAGAGGAGATGCAGAGTGGGAGACGTGCGCTCCTGCGCCTGACTCTAGCTGGAAGCAGATTGTGGAGCCTGTGATGAGAACCTACACGGAGACGACGGACGGGTCAACGATCGAGGACAAGGAGACCGCGATCGTTTGGTGCTACGAGGACGCCGACCCTGATTTTGGATCCTGCCAAGCCAAGGAGCTCCATGACCACCTGGAGAGCGTCCTTTCGAACGAGCCAGTCTCGGTCAAAGCAGACGTGAACCATGTCGAGGTGAAGCCGCAG GGCGTGAACAAGGGCCTGGTGGCGAAGCGGCTGCTGTCGGCGATGCAGGAGCGGGGCGCCCTGCCCGACTTCGTCCTCTGCATCGGGGACGACCGGTCGGACGAGGACATGTTCGAGGTGATCACCACGTCGGTGGACAGGCCATGCCTGAGCCCTGACGCGACCGTCTTCGCCTGCACGGTCGGGCGCAAGCCCAGCAAGGCCAAGTACTACCTGGACGACCCCGCCGACATCGTGCGGCTGATCCAGGCCCTCGCCAACGTCTCCGATCAGTCACAGGGCGCTCCCCCCTCCTCCTCATCTGCGGACATAGATACCGCGTTGAGCTGA